One segment of Ketobacter sp. MCCC 1A13808 DNA contains the following:
- a CDS encoding macro domain-containing protein has product MDDRIEIRVGDITTLKVDAIVNAANNQLSGGSGVDGAIHRAAGAEQLQQACQLIGGCATGQVVKTKGFGLPAKAILHTVGPIWRGGGHNEPELLRSCYSECMTMAVREGYRSIAFPAISCGAYGYPTEQAVAIAVEEVDRCLQSFLCFRQVIFVCFDEAMASLYRQAT; this is encoded by the coding sequence ATGGATGATCGTATTGAAATCAGGGTGGGTGACATCACCACACTTAAAGTCGACGCCATCGTCAATGCTGCGAATAATCAGCTGTCGGGTGGCAGCGGTGTTGATGGTGCCATTCACCGGGCTGCCGGAGCAGAGCAATTGCAGCAAGCCTGCCAGTTAATTGGCGGTTGTGCTACGGGGCAAGTCGTGAAAACGAAGGGGTTTGGGCTGCCGGCCAAGGCCATTTTGCACACGGTTGGCCCAATCTGGCGAGGCGGGGGGCATAACGAGCCTGAACTGTTGCGATCCTGTTATAGCGAATGTATGACCATGGCGGTGCGCGAAGGCTATCGTTCCATTGCGTTTCCTGCCATCAGTTGCGGCGCCTATGGCTACCCCACTGAACAGGCGGTAGCCATCGCGGTTGAAGAAGTGGATCGCTGTCTGCAAAGCTTTTTGTGCTTCAGGCAAGTGATCTTCGTGTGCTTTGATGAGGCGATGGCGAGCCTTTATCGTCAGGCTACCTGA
- a CDS encoding protein phosphatase 2C domain-containing protein: protein MNEDAFLNRNNEGLWAVADGMGGHEAGEVASAMIVNSMTPLDLKPPLVDIVDSLEDALLEVHHNIRTYSRTHCEGRTMGSTVVSLFIRQQVGVCLWVGDSRLYRLRKQQLVQISEDHSQVNEMLSRGMISEQEAVNHPASNVITRAVGANETLYVDATVVELQKDDIYLLCSDGLYGALSEAEISLLLQTGDVEKATQSLIDQALQAGARDNVTVVAVKIQ, encoded by the coding sequence ATGAACGAGGATGCATTCCTGAATCGCAACAACGAAGGTCTTTGGGCTGTCGCTGATGGTATGGGCGGTCATGAAGCCGGTGAGGTTGCGAGTGCAATGATTGTAAATTCGATGACGCCGCTGGACCTGAAGCCGCCGTTGGTGGATATCGTGGATTCGCTGGAAGATGCGTTGCTCGAAGTTCACCACAATATACGCACTTACTCCCGTACCCACTGCGAAGGCCGGACCATGGGCAGCACGGTGGTTTCATTATTTATTCGGCAGCAGGTGGGGGTCTGTTTATGGGTTGGGGATTCCCGGTTATACCGTCTTCGAAAACAACAGCTAGTGCAGATTTCGGAAGACCACAGTCAGGTGAATGAAATGCTGTCCCGTGGCATGATTTCCGAGCAGGAAGCGGTAAATCATCCGGCCTCTAACGTGATAACCCGGGCCGTGGGTGCGAACGAAACCCTGTACGTCGATGCCACCGTGGTCGAGTTGCAAAAGGACGATATTTATTTGCTGTGTAGTGATGGCCTTTACGGTGCGCTATCTGAAGCTGAAATCAGCCTGTTATTGCAAACAGGGGATGTGGAAAAAGCGACTCAGAGTCTTATCGATCAGGCTTTGCAGGCCGGAGCACGTGATAATGTCACGGTCGTTGCGGTGAAAATTCAATGA
- a CDS encoding MATE family efflux transporter, which yields MARARKKDLLNDPIIPILTKMTLPTVFGIVAILMFNLVDTYFISLIGPDELAAVSFTFPVSAVLMNISMGIGIGTSIHIASRIGGGDHEQAGKTAAHALTLAITIAIPTGIVGILTIDPLFRLMGASADTIDLIREYMELWYGGFFLVVLPMVGNSVLRATGDTHTPSIVMAIAGLVNGIMDPLLIFGIGPFPELGIRGAAIATVMSWALSALAILVILIHKRRLMRIADIFGKRRTTWAAILHLAIPASATNLMMPITAMVLTAMAATLGHHAVAGFGVGTRIEAISLVIIIALSSALAPFVGQNYGAGNSMRIRESLRYTLSFALGCELLIAAVLYLNGDFVADLFTEQEQTKEAIRWYLLLVPLSYGCQGLVMLSCSTLNAMHRPLYGTLISVFRLFVLTIPLAWLGSHWFQAAGLYGGVAVANVIAGVSAVLWLIYRLPQLSVNHEMLAQSPNQLSK from the coding sequence ATGGCCAGGGCACGGAAAAAGGACCTTCTGAACGACCCCATCATTCCCATCCTAACCAAAATGACCCTTCCCACTGTATTCGGGATTGTTGCCATTTTAATGTTCAATCTGGTCGACACCTACTTCATCAGCCTGATAGGTCCGGACGAACTGGCTGCGGTCAGTTTTACTTTTCCGGTGTCGGCTGTATTGATGAACATCTCCATGGGAATCGGTATCGGCACATCCATCCACATAGCCTCGCGTATCGGTGGCGGTGACCATGAACAGGCTGGCAAAACCGCCGCCCACGCCCTTACCCTGGCCATTACCATTGCGATACCCACCGGCATTGTCGGTATCCTCACCATCGACCCGCTGTTCCGTCTGATGGGCGCTTCAGCCGACACCATTGATCTAATCAGGGAATACATGGAACTTTGGTATGGAGGGTTTTTCCTGGTGGTGCTACCGATGGTGGGTAATAGTGTATTGCGGGCTACCGGCGACACCCATACACCCAGTATTGTGATGGCCATAGCCGGGCTGGTGAACGGGATAATGGACCCGCTGCTTATATTTGGTATTGGTCCGTTTCCGGAGCTGGGGATTCGCGGGGCAGCCATCGCCACAGTCATGTCCTGGGCGCTGTCTGCATTGGCCATTCTGGTCATCCTGATCCATAAACGCCGCCTGATGCGCATCGCGGATATATTCGGCAAGCGCAGAACCACCTGGGCAGCGATTCTGCACTTGGCGATCCCTGCCAGCGCCACCAACCTGATGATGCCGATCACCGCGATGGTGCTAACGGCAATGGCCGCCACACTCGGTCACCATGCGGTCGCGGGCTTCGGTGTCGGCACTCGTATCGAGGCCATTTCGCTTGTGATTATCATTGCTCTCTCTTCTGCCCTTGCTCCTTTTGTCGGTCAGAATTACGGGGCAGGCAACAGCATGCGGATACGGGAAAGTTTACGCTATACCCTATCTTTCGCTCTGGGGTGCGAATTATTGATTGCAGCCGTTTTGTATCTTAACGGCGACTTCGTCGCCGACCTATTTACTGAACAGGAACAAACCAAAGAAGCGATACGCTGGTATTTGCTGCTGGTGCCGCTCAGTTATGGCTGCCAGGGATTGGTGATGCTCAGCTGCTCAACGCTAAACGCGATGCACCGCCCGCTGTACGGCACTCTGATAAGCGTGTTTCGTCTGTTCGTTTTAACCATTCCCCTGGCCTGGCTTGGCAGCCACTGGTTTCAGGCAGCGGGTTTGTATGGTGGCGTTGCGGTCGCGAATGTGATTGCCGGCGTCAGTGCCGTGTTATGGTTGATTTACCGGTTACCCCAACTATCCGTTAATCATGAAATGCTCGCGCAATCACCTAATCAATTATCTAAATAA
- a CDS encoding efflux RND transporter permease subunit yields MTAWKARVERGFGVFAGRLYDSPKKMLTLLLVCLITLATQLQHIYFDTSTEGFLSPDHPAVRAYDQFREEFGRDELVIIGVQAENVLAPQFLTQFQRLYQTLEQQLPASEAIDSMINARYVYGRDDELFVEKLFDPWPHSKAEFIELRRRINSNPLYKGLYLDDVLSMATIVVRLQYVTPEPGVNARQQLARANEKTARFLQQLEQSLQPFRDQGMHLSVAGSPVVTDLLRTAMITDMQTFSKWIVCIIAILLFLLFRRASGVLLPLVCVLLSVVFTISLMGLFRQPLQLPTAIVPSFLLVVGIGDAIHFLSFFYAEFNQHGDKKASVIKALEHSGLAMFLTSLTTAAGMASFANADLLPISNLGVFTAVGVMSAFVMTIIVLPACISLLPLKPGSNDKAPHTSVLLNTLIGKAAHVSYYHPKKVIFVSFITLIAAMVAVLQMNFSHNPLKWLPDTLPAKQSIVTIDQQLGGSVSLEVLVDTGEQGGIHEPEFLRNLDALCQQLGAFSTPQFSVNKVLSITDLIKESNRALHNNDQRFYTIPETRELVAQELFLLELSGADDLFRLVDRDYRKARITLTLPWIDALLYAPLMDNLEQRFHDSLGASYQVTITGLIPLLGSTLNSVIHSAAEAYVIALVVISFIMVLLMGRLKLGLISMFPNILPIVMVIGLMHLNDVPFDMFSILIGSIAIGLCVDDTVHFMHHFGRYREKGYSVKDAIDNTLHTAGRAMLVTSVVLCSGFLVLTLSELNNFTHFGIYTSLCIVLALLADFLLAPALMTLLNKHD; encoded by the coding sequence ATGACAGCATGGAAAGCCCGTGTCGAGCGTGGCTTTGGCGTATTTGCAGGTCGGCTATATGATTCTCCGAAAAAAATGCTGACATTACTTTTAGTCTGCCTTATTACCCTGGCCACGCAGCTTCAGCACATCTATTTTGATACCTCAACCGAAGGCTTTTTGTCCCCGGACCATCCCGCTGTTCGAGCGTATGATCAATTCCGCGAGGAATTCGGCCGCGATGAGCTGGTGATTATCGGGGTGCAAGCCGAAAACGTGCTCGCACCCCAATTCCTCACGCAATTTCAGCGGCTGTATCAAACCCTGGAACAACAGCTACCGGCATCCGAAGCCATTGATTCTATGATCAATGCTCGTTATGTCTATGGCCGGGACGATGAACTCTTTGTTGAAAAGCTGTTCGACCCCTGGCCTCACAGCAAAGCCGAGTTTATCGAGTTGCGGCGCCGCATAAACAGCAACCCTCTGTATAAAGGCCTTTACCTCGATGACGTGCTTTCAATGGCGACAATCGTTGTGAGGCTGCAGTATGTAACCCCCGAGCCCGGTGTTAATGCGCGTCAACAGCTGGCCCGAGCTAACGAAAAAACAGCGCGCTTTTTGCAACAGCTTGAACAGTCATTGCAACCGTTCAGGGATCAGGGAATGCACTTATCCGTGGCCGGTTCACCGGTGGTTACCGACCTGTTAAGAACCGCCATGATCACCGACATGCAGACTTTTTCCAAATGGATTGTTTGCATCATTGCGATCTTACTGTTCCTTTTATTCCGTCGTGCCAGTGGTGTCCTTCTCCCTCTTGTCTGTGTCCTGCTCAGTGTGGTTTTTACCATCAGCCTGATGGGATTATTCCGCCAGCCACTGCAGCTACCCACGGCCATTGTGCCGTCATTTCTGCTGGTGGTCGGTATCGGCGACGCCATCCATTTTCTTAGCTTTTTCTATGCGGAATTCAATCAACACGGCGACAAAAAAGCATCGGTGATTAAAGCACTGGAACACAGCGGTCTGGCCATGTTCCTGACCAGCCTTACCACGGCAGCGGGAATGGCATCGTTTGCAAACGCGGACTTACTGCCCATTTCCAATCTGGGCGTGTTCACCGCAGTCGGGGTGATGTCCGCCTTCGTAATGACCATTATCGTACTGCCTGCCTGCATCAGTTTGCTACCGTTAAAGCCTGGCAGCAACGACAAAGCGCCACACACGTCTGTTTTGCTGAACACACTGATCGGCAAGGCAGCTCATGTCAGTTATTACCACCCCAAAAAAGTGATTTTTGTCAGTTTCATTACACTGATTGCTGCCATGGTGGCGGTATTGCAAATGAACTTTAGCCACAATCCATTGAAGTGGTTACCGGACACCCTGCCCGCCAAGCAAAGCATCGTCACCATAGACCAACAGTTGGGTGGCAGCGTTTCGTTAGAGGTGCTGGTGGATACCGGTGAACAAGGCGGTATCCACGAACCGGAATTTCTGCGTAACCTGGATGCCCTTTGCCAGCAGCTCGGTGCATTTTCAACTCCGCAATTCAGCGTCAACAAAGTACTTTCGATCACCGATCTGATCAAGGAAAGCAACCGCGCATTGCACAACAACGATCAACGTTTCTACACCATCCCGGAGACCCGAGAATTGGTAGCGCAAGAATTGTTTCTGCTGGAATTAAGTGGCGCCGATGATTTATTCCGCCTGGTCGACAGAGACTACAGAAAAGCCCGAATTACCCTCACCCTACCCTGGATTGATGCCCTGCTCTACGCACCGTTAATGGATAATCTGGAGCAGCGCTTCCACGACAGCCTGGGTGCATCCTATCAGGTTACCATTACCGGGCTGATTCCTTTGCTCGGGAGTACACTTAACTCAGTGATTCATTCGGCTGCCGAAGCGTATGTAATTGCGCTGGTGGTTATCAGCTTTATTATGGTGTTGCTGATGGGTCGCCTGAAGTTGGGACTGATCAGTATGTTTCCGAATATCCTGCCCATCGTTATGGTGATTGGGCTAATGCACCTGAATGACGTCCCCTTTGATATGTTTTCAATTCTGATCGGCTCCATTGCCATCGGGTTGTGCGTAGACGATACCGTGCACTTTATGCATCATTTTGGTCGTTACCGGGAAAAGGGGTATTCGGTAAAAGACGCCATCGACAACACATTGCACACAGCCGGGCGAGCCATGCTGGTCACCAGTGTGGTGTTATGCAGCGGGTTCCTGGTGTTGACGCTTTCGGAACTGAATAATTTTACCCACTTCGGAATCTATACCAGCTTGTGTATCGTGCTGGCTCTGCTGGCCGATTTTCTGCTGGCGCCGGCGCTAATGACCCTGCTCAACAAGCACGACTAA
- the nhaD gene encoding sodium:proton antiporter NhaD, giving the protein MKFSFIGVILLTVLGAGPVVAASNLHSISHPLAILAVALFVLAYCLVIAEEFIHMRKSKPVILAAGIIWILVALVAGGKEGGRELLDNAVQHNLEEYAELFLFLLTAMIYINAMTERNVFEKLRSVLIQKGYSFRTLFWITGCLAFFISPIADNLTTALLMGAVVIAVGADSPKFVTLSFINIVIAANAGGAFSPFGDITTLMVWQTGKAEFTEFFALFLPAVTNYLVPAFIMSFAVPKLTPAPIDERVLMLRGARRICILFLCTIATAVCFEQFLHLPPFLGMMTGLGYLLMFSYFIKITQRADESGSLAEFNIFNKVARAEWDTLLFFFGVIFCVGGLGTLGYLSEVSRIMYAGWGATTANIVVGVLSAVVDNIPVMFAVLTMNPDMNLNQWLLVTLTAGVGGSLLSVGSAAGVALMGQSKGAYTFFSHLRWSWAIALGYVASIVCHMLLNGMF; this is encoded by the coding sequence ATGAAATTCAGCTTTATCGGGGTGATTTTGCTTACGGTGTTGGGGGCCGGCCCCGTGGTAGCCGCAAGTAACCTGCACAGTATTTCGCACCCGCTGGCCATCCTGGCGGTCGCCTTATTTGTATTGGCGTACTGTCTTGTGATCGCGGAAGAGTTCATCCACATGCGCAAATCCAAACCAGTCATATTAGCGGCGGGGATTATCTGGATATTGGTGGCTCTGGTTGCCGGTGGCAAGGAAGGCGGTCGGGAATTACTGGATAATGCGGTGCAGCACAACCTGGAAGAATACGCTGAACTGTTTCTCTTTCTGCTCACGGCTATGATTTATATCAATGCCATGACAGAGCGAAACGTGTTCGAGAAATTGCGTTCGGTGCTGATTCAGAAAGGCTATAGCTTCCGCACCTTATTCTGGATAACCGGCTGCCTGGCGTTCTTTATTTCGCCCATTGCGGATAATTTGACGACCGCCTTGTTGATGGGCGCAGTGGTGATCGCAGTCGGGGCGGATAGCCCTAAATTCGTTACGCTGTCCTTTATCAATATCGTAATTGCAGCCAATGCCGGCGGCGCCTTTAGTCCGTTTGGCGATATTACGACATTGATGGTGTGGCAGACGGGTAAGGCCGAATTTACTGAGTTTTTTGCGTTGTTTCTGCCTGCAGTGACAAATTATCTGGTGCCCGCGTTCATTATGAGTTTTGCAGTACCCAAATTAACGCCGGCTCCCATTGATGAGCGCGTCCTAATGCTGCGCGGGGCGAGGCGTATCTGTATTCTCTTTTTATGTACTATAGCGACCGCTGTGTGCTTTGAGCAATTTCTGCATTTACCCCCGTTTCTGGGCATGATGACCGGCTTGGGTTATCTGCTGATGTTTTCCTATTTCATCAAAATTACCCAGCGTGCAGACGAAAGTGGAAGTCTGGCGGAGTTTAATATTTTTAATAAAGTCGCCCGTGCGGAGTGGGACACCCTGTTGTTCTTCTTCGGCGTTATATTTTGCGTGGGCGGGTTGGGTACACTGGGTTACTTGTCGGAGGTTTCCCGGATCATGTACGCGGGATGGGGCGCCACCACGGCGAATATTGTGGTCGGCGTATTATCTGCAGTGGTGGATAACATTCCGGTGATGTTTGCGGTGCTGACCATGAACCCGGATATGAATCTGAATCAATGGTTGTTAGTCACCTTGACGGCTGGCGTCGGCGGAAGCTTGCTCTCGGTGGGGTCGGCTGCCGGTGTCGCATTGATGGGGCAATCGAAAGGCGCGTACACCTTTTTCAGTCATCTACGTTGGAGCTGGGCAATCGCCTTGGGGTACGTTGCCAGTATTGTGTGTCACATGTTGCTCAATGGAATGTTCTGA
- a CDS encoding energy-coupling factor ABC transporter permease has protein sequence MQFTESFVGGPMMWGGALLMGALLLVALYFAPWQALRSVVIRQHALWGSLAALCLVWSFRFEVIPGLFFHPFLMVTITLMFGWSLALILGAIVLVILAVVAVDPLSGHWSTLPWDWLFTTLIPATMAYGLLRLMDLFPTRNLFVYILGQGFFGAIGVTLVSCALLLLFVWGTQPEPVFEKLWDKAAFVLPLMYAEGFLNGMLVTSITVFLPDLVKTFDDERFLKSG, from the coding sequence ATGCAGTTTACAGAAAGCTTTGTCGGCGGCCCGATGATGTGGGGCGGCGCGCTCTTAATGGGCGCTTTGCTGTTAGTTGCGCTGTACTTTGCCCCGTGGCAGGCACTGCGGTCTGTTGTCATCCGCCAGCATGCCTTGTGGGGTTCGCTGGCGGCATTGTGCCTGGTCTGGTCCTTTCGTTTCGAGGTCATACCGGGACTCTTTTTTCACCCATTTCTAATGGTGACAATCACCTTAATGTTTGGCTGGAGCCTGGCTTTGATTCTAGGGGCTATCGTATTGGTGATCCTTGCGGTGGTGGCAGTTGATCCGTTATCGGGGCATTGGTCTACTCTGCCGTGGGATTGGTTATTTACGACACTGATACCCGCTACCATGGCCTACGGATTATTGCGATTAATGGATTTGTTTCCGACTCGGAACCTGTTCGTTTATATTTTGGGGCAGGGTTTTTTCGGTGCGATCGGGGTGACGTTGGTGAGTTGTGCCCTACTGCTTTTGTTTGTATGGGGAACACAGCCGGAGCCTGTTTTCGAAAAGCTGTGGGATAAGGCAGCGTTTGTGTTGCCGCTAATGTACGCTGAGGGTTTTCTTAATGGGATGTTGGTGACATCCATTACGGTTTTTCTGCCGGACCTGGTTAAAACGTTTGATGATGAACGTTTTCTGAAATCGGGTTAG
- a CDS encoding DUF2489 domain-containing protein: MIWLFYGLAVVVVILATVAGWLWIKVWRLNQQQQGIQAQLAEQQAETEQNRLDYICESLNVIANAVLENQCPVTEGCIRMAVLLDNLPLDCDTKHRFSLIFEIYNATRHIPTHSGWKSLDRQSRQRYKQEMFGLEQKHNDGVMRLMTHVKHNPFGKGVGMSIN; the protein is encoded by the coding sequence ATGATCTGGTTGTTTTATGGCTTGGCAGTGGTCGTGGTGATATTAGCAACGGTTGCAGGCTGGCTATGGATTAAAGTATGGCGCTTGAATCAACAGCAACAAGGCATTCAGGCACAATTGGCTGAACAACAAGCGGAAACCGAGCAAAACAGGCTCGATTATATCTGCGAAAGTCTTAACGTAATCGCCAACGCGGTGCTGGAGAATCAATGCCCGGTCACCGAAGGTTGCATTCGGATGGCGGTGTTGTTGGATAACCTCCCACTCGATTGCGACACCAAGCACCGTTTCTCGTTGATCTTTGAAATCTATAATGCCACTCGTCATATTCCGACCCACAGCGGCTGGAAATCCCTGGATCGCCAGAGTCGCCAGCGGTATAAGCAGGAGATGTTCGGTCTTGAACAAAAACACAACGACGGTGTCATGAGGTTAATGACCCATGTAAAGCACAACCCCTTTGGTAAAGGGGTTGGAATGTCGATTAACTAA
- a CDS encoding DUF1289 domain-containing protein has translation MSDTTPKSIQSPCVRNCCLNTDDVCLGCGRTLDEIRAWSALSNAERHEVLQRSEHRRRQIQTNWRL, from the coding sequence ATGAGTGATACCACCCCTAAATCTATTCAATCCCCCTGTGTGCGCAATTGTTGTTTGAACACCGACGATGTTTGTCTGGGTTGCGGCCGTACCCTGGATGAAATCCGCGCCTGGTCCGCATTGTCCAACGCCGAACGGCATGAGGTATTACAGCGCTCCGAGCACCGGCGGCGCCAAATTCAAACGAATTGGCGCTTGTAG
- the tagF gene encoding type VI secretion system-associated protein TagF, translated as MSAEDVPGLHGRIPAYRDVVTRNLRSEFVLTWNQWIQRSMPVAQDNLGSEWLDTYLTSPLWRFVFSAGLVGQNVWCGVMMPSVDRTGQYYPFMLAQPLPATTLPTALFSEAELWFQALEQIALESLQPDGTLQQIESRLHALPRPETRVNTAATGWEMNRPVAVNLTVSPYNPLQSYPSLLHELLRQRYPSYSLWWSMGSERVAPAQLISGYLPTPQCYTSLLAGDWDERGWDTPFATNAI; from the coding sequence ATGAGTGCGGAAGATGTACCGGGGTTGCATGGGCGGATACCGGCTTATAGGGATGTGGTTACCCGAAACCTGCGGTCTGAGTTCGTACTGACCTGGAATCAGTGGATTCAGCGTTCCATGCCCGTGGCGCAGGATAATTTGGGCAGTGAATGGCTGGATACCTACTTAACCAGCCCGTTGTGGCGATTCGTTTTTTCAGCAGGTCTGGTGGGGCAGAACGTCTGGTGCGGTGTCATGATGCCGAGTGTGGATCGCACTGGTCAGTACTATCCGTTCATGCTGGCGCAGCCCTTACCGGCAACGACGTTGCCCACTGCATTGTTCTCTGAGGCTGAACTTTGGTTTCAGGCACTGGAACAAATTGCACTGGAAAGCCTGCAACCGGATGGGACCTTGCAACAGATAGAATCCAGGTTACACGCACTGCCCAGGCCGGAAACCCGTGTTAATACCGCCGCCACCGGTTGGGAAATGAATCGACCAGTCGCTGTTAATCTCACCGTTTCGCCCTATAATCCCCTGCAAAGTTACCCGTCTTTGCTACACGAATTGTTACGTCAACGCTATCCGAGTTATAGTCTTTGGTGGAGCATGGGCTCTGAACGAGTAGCGCCGGCGCAACTGATTAGTGGTTATCTACCGACACCACAATGCTACACTTCATTGTTGGCAGGGGATTGGGACGAGCGGGGTTGGGATACGCCGTTCGCAACCAATGCGATATAA
- a CDS encoding flagellar basal body-associated FliL family protein, whose product MRSVLRALTCLILIVSSYSHANTETPAEASKLYIELSPSFVTNYQAQRMGYLKADVTLMVNDQKTMDAITEHMPSIRNNLVMLFSRQDENVLSSTEGKTHLREEALREVLSALESEGAPAAVEDVLFTSFLID is encoded by the coding sequence ATGCGCAGTGTATTACGGGCTCTGACTTGCCTAATCTTAATCGTTTCGTCGTATTCCCATGCCAACACCGAGACACCGGCTGAAGCCTCCAAGCTCTATATCGAATTATCACCTTCTTTCGTGACCAACTATCAGGCTCAACGCATGGGCTACCTGAAAGCGGACGTGACTTTAATGGTCAATGACCAGAAAACAATGGATGCCATCACTGAGCATATGCCCTCCATTCGCAATAATCTGGTGATGCTATTCAGCCGCCAGGACGAAAATGTGCTGAGCTCCACTGAAGGTAAAACACACCTGCGCGAAGAGGCATTGCGGGAGGTCCTGTCCGCACTGGAATCGGAAGGTGCCCCGGCTGCAGTTGAAGATGTGCTGTTCACCAGTTTCCTGATTGATTGA
- a CDS encoding DUF6279 family lipoprotein translates to MSQIQRISILIILSLLLSGCGVRFVYNQLDWIIPWYLDDYMELDGRQEDAFRSDLDRYLAWHRTEQLPLYAQFLNQVADEAETGLSVDDIARVQLQSEQFAATLVERMKPDLIELFATATDEQVDQLFEKFNKENAKYRKEYVDVPEQKQRQQWQKEVIRYAERWTGDLNKDQLALIRKWSEQFALMGEGLGESRLAWQAEFRRILQLRTDRAAYEKAFVALLDNPQFGRSPELQQKMDANSDLLINLYLNIDKSLTTKQRTKAVAKLRDYADDFVVLAKQ, encoded by the coding sequence GTGAGCCAGATACAACGCATCTCAATACTAATAATACTGTCGCTGCTGCTGAGCGGATGCGGCGTACGATTTGTATATAACCAACTTGATTGGATTATCCCCTGGTACCTGGATGACTATATGGAGCTTGACGGTCGCCAGGAGGACGCATTCCGTAGCGATCTCGATCGCTATCTGGCCTGGCACCGTACAGAGCAGCTACCGTTGTATGCCCAGTTTTTGAATCAGGTTGCTGATGAGGCCGAAACAGGGCTGAGTGTCGATGATATAGCTCGGGTGCAGCTGCAAAGCGAGCAATTTGCGGCAACCTTGGTGGAAAGGATGAAGCCGGATCTGATCGAACTCTTTGCTACCGCTACCGATGAGCAGGTGGATCAGTTATTCGAAAAGTTTAACAAGGAAAATGCTAAGTACCGCAAAGAATACGTGGATGTGCCGGAACAGAAGCAGCGTCAGCAATGGCAAAAAGAGGTGATTCGCTACGCAGAGCGCTGGACCGGAGATCTGAACAAGGATCAGTTGGCGTTGATTCGCAAATGGTCGGAGCAGTTTGCATTAATGGGTGAAGGCTTGGGAGAGTCGCGCCTTGCCTGGCAAGCAGAATTCCGGCGAATTCTGCAGTTGCGTACGGACCGCGCAGCCTATGAAAAGGCATTCGTTGCATTACTGGATAATCCCCAATTCGGCCGCAGTCCGGAACTTCAACAGAAAATGGACGCCAATAGTGACCTACTGATTAATCTGTATCTGAATATCGATAAATCCCTAACCACAAAGCAGCGCACCAAAGCGGTAGCGAAACTGCGGGATTACGCTGACGACTTTGTTGTTTTGGCTAAGCAATAG
- a CDS encoding DUF4282 domain-containing protein, giving the protein MPTTNRKNTPFSRAGATAHKFFTALFDFSFSRFITVQMFPVLYGIILTATLIAAGYFIVEAFLTSWWRGLFYLLVAGPVGFITVATIARALMEFYVVVFRISENMDEIRIITERFSGISESVESVRGFTKRLPFWGAMSGRQEDVATDNPEDPKPKRKKEGVWPY; this is encoded by the coding sequence ATGCCGACCACGAATCGCAAAAACACGCCCTTCTCACGTGCAGGTGCAACCGCCCACAAGTTTTTTACTGCACTGTTTGATTTTTCGTTTAGCCGGTTTATTACCGTTCAGATGTTTCCCGTTTTGTACGGCATTATTCTGACCGCCACCCTGATTGCTGCTGGGTATTTTATTGTGGAAGCCTTTTTGACTTCCTGGTGGAGGGGTTTATTTTATTTATTGGTCGCCGGGCCAGTAGGATTTATTACGGTCGCCACCATCGCCCGCGCACTGATGGAGTTTTACGTGGTTGTGTTCCGTATTTCTGAGAACATGGATGAAATCCGGATAATTACAGAACGATTTTCCGGTATTTCCGAGAGCGTAGAATCCGTGCGCGGTTTTACCAAACGACTGCCTTTCTGGGGGGCGATGTCGGGGCGTCAGGAAGACGTCGCCACAGACAACCCGGAGGACCCGAAACCCAAACGTAAAAAAGAAGGTGTCTGGCCCTATTAA